One part of the Solanum dulcamara chromosome 8, daSolDulc1.2, whole genome shotgun sequence genome encodes these proteins:
- the LOC129900592 gene encoding shewanella-like protein phosphatase 1: MMATLSLTCSLPLQPPSPSQSHSRKLVDSLVSTPSHYTSSSSTSTASLKPIVVDGDPPTFVSAPGRRIVAVGDLHGDLDKARCALETAGVLSSDGQSLWIGGETVLVQLGDILDRGEDELAILSLLKSLDIQAKAHGGAVFQVNGNHETMNVEGDYRYVNNGALDECIDFLEYLDKCERNWEEAFVSWCAVSGRWKQDRKVSQNYWAQWNLVKRQKGVIARSILMRPGGPLACELARHGVVLKVDDWLFCHGGLLPHHVAYGLERLNREVSRWMKGPSEADDSPQIPFIATRGYDSIVWNRMYSRDSPELENYQLEQVQYLLEETLQSVGAKAMVVGHTPQPMGVNCKYNCSIWRIDVGMSRGVLDSSPEVLEIRDNKAKAIRSTKDWSSELQVADYT; this comes from the exons ATGATGGCTACTCTTTCGTTAACGTGTTCTTTACCCCTTCAACCTCCTTCTCCTTCACAATCACACTCTCGCAAATTGGTTGATTCACTTGTTTCAACCCCATCTCACTATACCAGTAGCAGCAGCACTAGTACCGCTAGCTTAAAGCCCATTGTCGTTGATGGGGATCCGCCCACTTTCGTTTCTGCTCCGGGTCGCAGAATTGTAGCAG TTGGAGATTTGCATGGAGATCTTGATAAGGCAAGATGTGCACTTGAGACGGCTGGTGTGCTGAGTTCTGATGGTCAAAGTTTGTGGATTGGTGGTGAGACG GTGTTGGTTCAGCTTGGAGATATACTTGATCGAGGTGAAGACGAACTTGCAATTTTATCTTTGTTGAAGTCACTAGATATCCAGGCAAAAGCCCATGGTGGGGCAGTTTTCCAG GTCAATGGAAATCATGAAACTATGAATGTCGAAGGAGACTACAGATACGTTAATAATGGGGCACTGGATGAGTGTATAGACTTTTTGGAATACTTGGATAAATGTGAACGCAACTGGGAAGAAGCTTTTGTCAGTTGGTGTGCTGTGTCTGGCAGATGGAAACAGGATCGGAAGGTGTCTCAAAATTATTGGGCTCAGTGGAATTTGGTGAAG CGGCAAAAGGGTGTAATTGCAAGATCAATCCTGATGAGACCCGGGGGTCCATTGGCATGTGAGTTGGCACGACATGGTGTTGTTCTTAAGGTTGATGATTGGCTTTTCTGTCATGGTGGCCTTCTTCCTCATCATG TTGCCTATGGCTTAGAGAGGCTGAATAGAGAAGTTTCTCGATGGATGAAAGGTCCGAGTGAAGCAGATGATTCTCCACAGATCCCTTTCATAGCCACCAGGGGCTATGACAGTATTGTGTGGAACCGTATGTACTCCAGAGATAGCCCGGAGCTGGAAAACTACCAGCTTGAGCAG GTACAATATCTTCTTGAAGAAACACTACAAAGTGTGGGCGCCAAAGCAATGGTTGTAGGACATACTCCTCAACCGATGGGAGTAAATTG TAAGTATAACTGTAGCATATGGCGCATTGACGTAGGAATGTCTAGAGGAGTACTTGACTCAAGCCCTGAG GTACTAGAAATAAGAGATAATAAAGCTAAGGCCATAAGGAGCACCAAGGATTGGTCCAGTGAACTTCAGGTCGCTGATTACACGTAG